Proteins co-encoded in one Oncorhynchus masou masou isolate Uvic2021 chromosome 22, UVic_Omas_1.1, whole genome shotgun sequence genomic window:
- the LOC135509325 gene encoding zinc finger protein 710-like isoform X2 — MRSLKHLKHHTRNNVEEESGRLVRCYPKVMEGQVDAGTQTDPVVVLSLAQAAVLGLISQNEIFGATIAPNGFYMGEPREYGRTPPPPEGMEYEYADQLIGANGDYLVEPVGESEPHRNERRRPGPRGRTRGPRNEGGAPGEHHKVPSVQTQVKGERGESESPPSCIHMAKSPSSPGKMEEPATHRGPLKEEQSCGNCAVCVRETSSQTKTDTRPEERRGRGGEGQEEELAEEDGVLNLKTGGDRGDSPNPIMNHYFESSEVAYESADVAVGDYDESSQGMLWAADAEGIARRMQIDRLDINVQIDESYCVDVGEGLKRWKCRMCEKSYTSKYNLVTHILGHNGIKPHECLHCGKLFKQPSHLQTHLLTHQGTRPHKCTVCKKAFTQTSHLKRHMLQHSDIKPYSCRFCGRGFAYPSELRSHENKHENGHCHLCSQCGMEFPTHAHLKRHQTSHQGPTTYQCTECNKSFAYRSQLQNHLMKHQNVRPYVCPECGMEFVQIHHLKQHALTHKGMKEFKCEVCAREFTLSANLKRHMLIHASIRPFQCHVCFKTFIQKQTLKTHMIVHLPVKPFKCKVCGKSFNRMYNLLGHMHLHAGSKPFKCPYCSSKFNLKGNLSRHMKVKHGVLDASPDGREAPPDIENQEDYDEENLEFSERENLASINTPDIAKLSELEYYSSYTKGAGRYNTA; from the exons gaggaggagagtggccGTCTGGTGCGGTGCTACCCCAAGGTGATGGAAGGCCAGGTGGatgcaggaacacagacagatcCCGTGGTGGTGCTCTCTCTAGCCCAGGCTGCTGTCCTAGGCCTCATCTCCCAGAATGAGATCTTTGGAGCCACCATCGCTCCCAATGGCTTCTACATGGGCGAGCCCAGGGAGTATGGCaggacccctcctcctccagagGGCATGGAGTATGAGTACGCTGACCAGCTGATTGGGGCCAACGGGGACTACCTGGTTGAGCCTGTAGGGGAGTCGGAGCCCCACAGGAATGAGAGGAGGCGCCCCGGGCCCAGAGGGAGAACCAGGGGGCCCAGGAATGAAGGAGGAGCGCCAGGGGAGCATCACAAAGTCCCCAGCGTACAGACTCAGGtcaaaggggagaggggagagtctgaATCCCCTCCGTCCTGCATCCATATGGCAAAGAGCCCTAGCAGCCCAGGCAAGATGGAGGAGCCAGCCACTCACAGAGGGCCGCTGAAGGAGGAGCAGAGCTGTGGtaactgtgctgtgtgtgtgagagagacgtcCAGTCAGACCAAGACAGACACtcggccagaggagaggagagggagaggaggagaggggcaagAAGAGGAGTTAGCTGAGGAGGACGGAGTGTTGAACCTCAAGACTGGAGGAGATAGGGGAGACAGTCCCAATCCCATCATGAACCACTACTTTGAGTCCAGCGAGGTGGCCTATGAGTCTGCTGACGTGGCCGTGGGGGACTATGACGAGAGCAGCCAGGGCATGCTGTGGGCTGCAGACGCCGAGGGGATAGCCAGGCGCATGCAGATCGACCGGCTGGACATCAACGTCCAGATAGATGAGTCCTACTGCGTGGATGTGGGAGAGGGCCTGAAGAGATGGAAGTGCCGCATGTGTGAGAAGTCTTATACCTCCAAGTACAACCTGGTCACGCACATCCTGGGCCACAACGGCATCAAGCCCCATGAGTGCCTGCACTGTGGCAAGCTGTTCAAGCAGCCCAGCCacctccagacccacctgctcacccACCAGGGCACCCGGCCACACAAGTGCACCGTGTGTAAGAAGGCCTTCACCCAGACCAGCCACCTGAAGAGGCACATGCTGCAGCACTCCGACATCAAGCCTTACAGTTGCCGCTTCTGTGGGCGAGGCTTCGCCTACCCCAGTGAGCTCCGGTCCCACGAGAACAAGCACGAGAACGGCCACTGCCACTTGTGTTCCCAGTGTGGTATGGAGTTCCCCACCCACGCCCACCTGAAGCGCCACCAGACCAGCCACCAGGGCCCCACCACTTACCAGTGTACCGAGTGCAACAAGTCCTTTGCCTACCGCAGCCAGCTGCAGAACCACCTCATGAAGCACCAGAACGTAAGGCCCTACGTCTGCCCCGAGTGTGGCATGGAGTTTGTCCAGATCCATCACCTCAAGCAGCATGCCCTCACTCATAAG GGTATGAAAGAATTCAAATGTGAGGTGTGTGCCCGGGAGTTCACCCTCTCTGCGAATCTCAAGAGACACATGCTGATCCACGCCAGCATCAGGCCATTCCAGTGTCACGTCTGCTTCAAGACCTTCATCCAGAAACAGACCCTCAAAACACACATGATCGTCCACCTGCCTGTCAAACCTTTCAAGTGCAAG GTGTGTGGCAAATCTTTCAACAGAATGTACAACCTCCTGGGCCACATGCACCTCCACGCTGGCAGCAAGCCCTTCAAGTGTCCTTACTGCTCCAGCAAGTTCAACCTGAAGGGCAATCTGAGCCGACACATGAAGGTCAAACACGGTGTGCTGGATGCTTCACCAGACGGACGAG AAGCCCCCCCTgacatagagaaccaggaggactACGATGAAGAGAACCTTGAATTCAGCGAACGAGAGAACCTGGCCAGTATCAACACACCAGACATCGCTAAACTGTCTGAATTGGAGTATTATAGCAGCTACACCAAGGGTGCAGGGCGCTACAACACAGCATGA
- the LOC135509326 gene encoding LOW QUALITY PROTEIN: isocitrate dehydrogenase [NADP], mitochondrial-like (The sequence of the model RefSeq protein was modified relative to this genomic sequence to represent the inferred CDS: deleted 3 bases in 2 codons): MAGYLKVLRLSLGRRPLSPKTPLCSRQLQPQSLQQRNYGDKRIKVSQPVVEMDGDEMTRIIWEFIKEKLILSNVDVELKYYDLGLPYRDQTDDQVTIDSAIATQKYHVAVKCATITPDEQRVEEFKLKKMWKSPNGTIRNILGGTVFREPIICKNIPRLVPGWTQPITIGRHAFGDQYRATDFVISQPGTFKMVFSPTDGSKGQEWEVYKFPGGGCGMGMYNTDESISGFAHSCFQYAIGKKWPLYLSTKNTILKAYDGRFKDIFEEIYQANYKPEFDKLKIWYEHRLIDDMVAQVLKSDGAFVWACKNYDGDVQSDILAQGFGSLGLMTSVLVCPDGKTIEAEAAHGTVTRHYREHQKGNPTSTNPIASIFAWTRGLEHRGKLDGNPDLIKFALTLERVCVETVESGVMTKDLAGCIHGLSKCKLNEHYVNTEDFLDAIKNNLDRALGK, from the exons ATGGCTGGATACTTGAAggtcctccgc ctctctctaggTCGGCGACCACTCTCTCCAAAAACCCCGCTGTGCTCGCGCCAGCTGCAACCT CAGAGTTTGCAACAGAGGAATT ATGGGGACAAACGTATCAAGGTGTCCCAGCCTGTGGTGGAAATGGACGGAGATGAGATGACCAGGATCATCTGGGAGTTCATCAAAGAGAAG CTTATCCTCTCCAACGTGGATGTGGAGCTGAAGTACTACGACCTGGGTCTGCCATACCGTGATCAGACTGATGACCAGGTCACCATCGACTCTGCCATCGCCACCCAGAAGTACCATGTCGCTGTTAAATGTGCCACAATCACTCCCGATGAACAAAGAGTAGAAG AGTTCAAACTGAAGAAGATGTGGAAGAGCCCCAACGGAACCATCAGGAACATCCTAGGTGGCACAGTCTTCCGTGAGCCAATCATCTGCAAGAACATTCCCAGGCTTGTTCCAGGTTGGACACAGCCCATCACCATTGGCAGACATGCCTTTGGTGACCAG tacagagctacagaCTTTGTTATCAGCCAGCCAGGCACATTCAAGATGGTCTTCTCCCCTACTGATGGGAGCAAAGGCCAGGAGTGGGAAGTCTACAAGTTTCCTGGAGGTGGCTGTGGAATGGGCATGTACAACACAGATGAG TCTATTTCAGGCTTTGCACACAGCTGCTTTCAGTACGCCATTGGCAAGAAGTGGCCCCTCTACCTGAGTACCAAGAACACCATTCTCAAAGCCTACGATGGTAGATTCAAGGACATCTTTGAGGAAATCTACCAGGC GAATTACAAACCAGAGTTTGACAAGCTGAAGATCTGGTACGAGCACAGGCTCATTGATGACATGGTTGCCCAGGTGCTGAAGTCTGATGGTGCCTTCGTGTGGGCCTGCAAGAACTACGATGGAGACGTACAGTCTGACATCCTGGCTCAGG GTTTCGGCTCTCTGGGTCTGATGACGTCAGTGCTGGTGTGTCCCGATGGCAAGACCATTGAGGCAGAGGCAGCCCATGGCACAGTGACCAGGCACTACCGCGAGCACCAAAAG GGAAACCCAACAAGCACCAACCCCATTGCCAGCATCTTTGCTTGGACCAGAGGGCTTGAGCACCGGGGTAAACTTGATGGCAACCCTGACCTGATCAA GTTTGCTCTGACTCTGGAGCGGGTGTGTGTGGAGACCGTTGAGAGTGGCGTTATGACTAAGGACCTCGCTGGCTGCATTCACGGCCTTTCCAA ATGCAAGCTGAATGAACACTACGTCAACACTGAGGACTTCCTGGACGCCATCAAGAATAATCTGGACAGAGCCCTGGGCAAGTGA
- the LOC135509325 gene encoding zinc finger protein 710-like isoform X1, with protein sequence MRSLKHLKHHTRNNVEEESGRLVRCYPKVMEGQVDAGTQTDPVVVLSLAQAAVLGLISQNEIFGATIAPNGFYMGEPREYGRTPPPPEGMEYEYADQLIGANGDYLVEPVGESEPHRNERRRPGPRGRTRGPRNEGGAPGEHHKVPSVQTQVKGERGESESPPSCIHMAKSPSSPGKMEEPATHRGPLKEEQSCGNCAVCVRETSSQTKTDTRPEERRGRGGEGQEEELAEEDGVLNLKTGGDRGDSPNPIMNHYFESSEVAYESADVAVGDYDESSQGMLWAADAEGIARRMQIDRLDINVQIDESYCVDVGEGLKRWKCRMCEKSYTSKYNLVTHILGHNGIKPHECLHCGKLFKQPSHLQTHLLTHQGTRPHKCTVCKKAFTQTSHLKRHMLQHSDIKPYSCRFCGRGFAYPSELRSHENKHENGHCHLCSQCGMEFPTHAHLKRHQTSHQGPTTYQCTECNKSFAYRSQLQNHLMKHQNVRPYVCPECGMEFVQIHHLKQHALTHKVLIPQALADQGMKEFKCEVCAREFTLSANLKRHMLIHASIRPFQCHVCFKTFIQKQTLKTHMIVHLPVKPFKCKVCGKSFNRMYNLLGHMHLHAGSKPFKCPYCSSKFNLKGNLSRHMKVKHGVLDASPDGREAPPDIENQEDYDEENLEFSERENLASINTPDIAKLSELEYYSSYTKGAGRYNTA encoded by the exons gaggaggagagtggccGTCTGGTGCGGTGCTACCCCAAGGTGATGGAAGGCCAGGTGGatgcaggaacacagacagatcCCGTGGTGGTGCTCTCTCTAGCCCAGGCTGCTGTCCTAGGCCTCATCTCCCAGAATGAGATCTTTGGAGCCACCATCGCTCCCAATGGCTTCTACATGGGCGAGCCCAGGGAGTATGGCaggacccctcctcctccagagGGCATGGAGTATGAGTACGCTGACCAGCTGATTGGGGCCAACGGGGACTACCTGGTTGAGCCTGTAGGGGAGTCGGAGCCCCACAGGAATGAGAGGAGGCGCCCCGGGCCCAGAGGGAGAACCAGGGGGCCCAGGAATGAAGGAGGAGCGCCAGGGGAGCATCACAAAGTCCCCAGCGTACAGACTCAGGtcaaaggggagaggggagagtctgaATCCCCTCCGTCCTGCATCCATATGGCAAAGAGCCCTAGCAGCCCAGGCAAGATGGAGGAGCCAGCCACTCACAGAGGGCCGCTGAAGGAGGAGCAGAGCTGTGGtaactgtgctgtgtgtgtgagagagacgtcCAGTCAGACCAAGACAGACACtcggccagaggagaggagagggagaggaggagaggggcaagAAGAGGAGTTAGCTGAGGAGGACGGAGTGTTGAACCTCAAGACTGGAGGAGATAGGGGAGACAGTCCCAATCCCATCATGAACCACTACTTTGAGTCCAGCGAGGTGGCCTATGAGTCTGCTGACGTGGCCGTGGGGGACTATGACGAGAGCAGCCAGGGCATGCTGTGGGCTGCAGACGCCGAGGGGATAGCCAGGCGCATGCAGATCGACCGGCTGGACATCAACGTCCAGATAGATGAGTCCTACTGCGTGGATGTGGGAGAGGGCCTGAAGAGATGGAAGTGCCGCATGTGTGAGAAGTCTTATACCTCCAAGTACAACCTGGTCACGCACATCCTGGGCCACAACGGCATCAAGCCCCATGAGTGCCTGCACTGTGGCAAGCTGTTCAAGCAGCCCAGCCacctccagacccacctgctcacccACCAGGGCACCCGGCCACACAAGTGCACCGTGTGTAAGAAGGCCTTCACCCAGACCAGCCACCTGAAGAGGCACATGCTGCAGCACTCCGACATCAAGCCTTACAGTTGCCGCTTCTGTGGGCGAGGCTTCGCCTACCCCAGTGAGCTCCGGTCCCACGAGAACAAGCACGAGAACGGCCACTGCCACTTGTGTTCCCAGTGTGGTATGGAGTTCCCCACCCACGCCCACCTGAAGCGCCACCAGACCAGCCACCAGGGCCCCACCACTTACCAGTGTACCGAGTGCAACAAGTCCTTTGCCTACCGCAGCCAGCTGCAGAACCACCTCATGAAGCACCAGAACGTAAGGCCCTACGTCTGCCCCGAGTGTGGCATGGAGTTTGTCCAGATCCATCACCTCAAGCAGCATGCCCTCACTCATAAGGTACTAATACCGCAAGCCCTCGCTGACCAG GGTATGAAAGAATTCAAATGTGAGGTGTGTGCCCGGGAGTTCACCCTCTCTGCGAATCTCAAGAGACACATGCTGATCCACGCCAGCATCAGGCCATTCCAGTGTCACGTCTGCTTCAAGACCTTCATCCAGAAACAGACCCTCAAAACACACATGATCGTCCACCTGCCTGTCAAACCTTTCAAGTGCAAG GTGTGTGGCAAATCTTTCAACAGAATGTACAACCTCCTGGGCCACATGCACCTCCACGCTGGCAGCAAGCCCTTCAAGTGTCCTTACTGCTCCAGCAAGTTCAACCTGAAGGGCAATCTGAGCCGACACATGAAGGTCAAACACGGTGTGCTGGATGCTTCACCAGACGGACGAG AAGCCCCCCCTgacatagagaaccaggaggactACGATGAAGAGAACCTTGAATTCAGCGAACGAGAGAACCTGGCCAGTATCAACACACCAGACATCGCTAAACTGTCTGAATTGGAGTATTATAGCAGCTACACCAAGGGTGCAGGGCGCTACAACACAGCATGA